From a region of the Deinobacterium chartae genome:
- the bshB1 gene encoding bacillithiol biosynthesis deacetylase BshB1 — protein MRSVHGTPAPLEVLAVAPHPDDAEIGCGGTLIRAARCGQATGILELTRGEMGSLGDPDTRLEEARAAARIMGLAWRGNLELPDGRLGLEEHHALELATALRTLRPRLLLLPHHADRHPDHVGAYALGKRALHLAGLRRAPLEGEPFKVPRVLLYPGNAPVEADVLIDVEPYLEAWAEAVLAHASQFGGEAVSETVNPEVVERRKARMSYWGTFAGLRYAEAFCSELPLRLELDALLR, from the coding sequence GTGAGAAGCGTTCACGGCACCCCCGCTCCGCTCGAGGTGCTGGCCGTAGCACCCCACCCGGACGACGCCGAGATCGGCTGCGGCGGCACGCTGATCCGTGCTGCCCGCTGCGGGCAGGCGACCGGAATACTCGAGCTGACCCGTGGGGAAATGGGCAGCCTGGGAGACCCGGACACCCGCCTCGAGGAAGCCCGGGCAGCCGCCCGCATCATGGGGTTGGCGTGGCGCGGCAACCTGGAACTGCCCGACGGCCGCTTAGGCCTCGAGGAGCACCACGCGCTGGAGCTGGCCACTGCGCTGCGCACGCTGCGACCGAGGCTGCTGCTGCTGCCGCACCACGCCGACCGCCACCCGGACCATGTGGGCGCTTATGCGCTGGGCAAGCGCGCGCTGCACCTGGCGGGCCTGCGCCGCGCACCGCTCGAGGGCGAGCCGTTCAAGGTGCCGCGCGTGTTGCTGTACCCGGGCAACGCGCCGGTCGAGGCCGACGTGCTGATCGATGTGGAGCCCTACCTCGAGGCGTGGGCGGAGGCGGTGCTGGCGCACGCCTCGCAGTTCGGCGGCGAGGCCGTGTCGGAGACGGTGAATCCCGAGGTGGTGGAGCGCCGCAAGGCCCGCATGAGCTACTGGGGCACCTTCGCAGGTCTGCGCTACGCCGAGGCCTTTTGCAGCGAGCTGCCGCTGCGCCTCGAGCTGGATGCGCTGCTGCGCTGA
- the argJ gene encoding bifunctional glutamate N-acetyltransferase/amino-acid acetyltransferase ArgJ, which produces MLLPKGFQTASVAAGIKPSGNADLTIVVSDTPCAWAFAGTRSAAAAACVLRNRERHAALTPVRALVVNAGNANAATGRQGEADNAALAELAARTYGLETGEILTASTGVIGHLLPMERVSSGFGRLKTAPSRDAGLFARAIMTTDTRPKLAERTLSGGQRIVGSAKGSGMIHPDMATMFAFVFSDAAIAQDTLRAAFPGIVARTFNAVTVDGDTSTNDMAAAFVNGAAGAADPAEFLAALEEVMRELARMIAADGEGATKLLTVRVQGAASEEQALRAARTVAGSALLKSAVYGNDPNWGRVIAALGRADADMNLEGLEVSVQGVPVFAGRPLPYDTPAVSQLMRAEEVVFEIDLKAGSARGEAWGCDLTEGYVRINAEYTT; this is translated from the coding sequence ATGCTGCTTCCCAAAGGTTTTCAGACCGCCTCCGTCGCCGCCGGCATCAAGCCGTCGGGCAACGCCGACCTCACGATCGTCGTTTCCGACACGCCCTGCGCCTGGGCCTTCGCGGGCACGCGCAGCGCTGCTGCCGCCGCCTGCGTGCTGCGCAACCGCGAGCGCCACGCAGCACTCACCCCGGTGCGGGCCCTGGTGGTGAACGCCGGCAACGCCAACGCCGCCACCGGGCGCCAGGGCGAGGCCGACAACGCCGCGCTGGCCGAACTCGCCGCCCGCACCTACGGCCTCGAGACGGGCGAGATCCTGACCGCCTCGACCGGCGTGATCGGGCACCTGCTGCCAATGGAGCGCGTCTCCAGCGGCTTCGGGCGCCTCAAAACCGCTCCCTCGAGGGACGCCGGGCTGTTCGCGCGCGCCATCATGACCACCGACACGCGGCCCAAGCTGGCCGAGCGCACGCTCTCCGGCGGGCAGCGCATCGTGGGCAGCGCCAAGGGCAGCGGCATGATCCACCCGGACATGGCGACCATGTTCGCCTTCGTGTTCTCGGACGCCGCCATTGCGCAAGACACCCTGCGCGCGGCCTTTCCCGGCATCGTGGCCCGCACCTTCAACGCGGTCACGGTGGACGGTGACACCTCCACCAACGACATGGCGGCCGCCTTCGTCAACGGCGCGGCCGGAGCGGCCGACCCGGCCGAGTTCCTGGCAGCGCTCGAGGAGGTCATGCGCGAACTGGCCCGCATGATCGCAGCCGACGGCGAGGGGGCCACCAAACTGCTGACCGTGCGCGTGCAGGGGGCGGCCAGCGAGGAGCAGGCCCTGCGGGCCGCGCGCACCGTGGCGGGCAGCGCCCTGCTCAAGAGTGCCGTGTACGGCAACGACCCCAACTGGGGCCGGGTGATCGCAGCGCTGGGGCGCGCCGACGCGGACATGAACCTCGAGGGCCTCGAGGTGTCGGTGCAGGGTGTCCCGGTGTTCGCGGGACGGCCTCTCCCCTACGATACCCCGGCCGTCTCACAGCTGATGCGCGCCGAGGAGGTCGTGTTCGAGATCGATCTGAAGGCCGGTTCGGCCCGAGGCGAGGCCTGGGGCTGCGACCTGACCGAAGGGTACGTGCGAATCAACGCCGAGTACACGACGTAA
- a CDS encoding ABC transporter permease subunit, with the protein MNAAASSFQNPRARLWIAAGLFALLLAARWVLPTFYITLFNYIGLYALVALGLMLLTGVAGLTSFGQAAFMGLGAYATAILTTQLGWSPWLTLLVSLGGAGLVALVLGFITLRMQGHYLPLATIAWGISLYYIFGNATGLTGGFTGITSVPALPLPFGMQLSNERDFYLLIFAVVILAFVGVQNLLSSRVGRTVRALRGGSVVAESFGANTAQLKIQVFLYAALLASLSGWLYAHLQRFVNPTPFGLNAGIEFLFMAVVGGAGSVWGALLGAGIITVLKDWLQDLLPRLLGQNGSFEIIVFGILVVILLQTSRQGLWPLLDRFVPPAPRPRPKAAAPLPTKLRPKTGEVLLEVRSASRRFGGLLAVSELSFTLRAGEILGLIGPNGAGKSTMFNLISGVLPPSGGEILLGGQRIDHLGARRIARLGVARTFQHVKLFPEMTLLENAAMGAYLRAGAGMAASSLHLPAERAEEARILFEAQTQLDRVGLGDLAQTQAGNLPLGKQRILEIARALCADPSLLLLDEPAAGLRHLEKQELAALLRRLRAEGVTVLLVEHDMDLVMSLADRLVVMNYGQKLAEGTPREIQQNEKVLEAYLGGVA; encoded by the coding sequence ATGAACGCGGCAGCCTCTTCCTTCCAGAACCCACGGGCACGGCTGTGGATCGCCGCAGGCCTGTTCGCGCTGTTGCTGGCCGCACGCTGGGTGCTGCCCACCTTCTACATCACCTTGTTCAACTACATCGGGCTTTACGCCCTGGTGGCCCTGGGGCTGATGCTGCTGACCGGGGTCGCGGGCCTCACCTCGTTCGGGCAGGCGGCCTTCATGGGGCTGGGTGCTTACGCAACGGCCATCTTGACCACCCAGCTCGGCTGGTCGCCGTGGCTCACCCTGCTGGTCAGCCTGGGCGGGGCGGGTCTGGTGGCCCTGGTGCTGGGCTTCATCACCCTGCGCATGCAGGGACACTACCTCCCGCTGGCCACCATCGCTTGGGGCATCAGCCTGTACTACATCTTCGGCAACGCCACCGGACTCACCGGGGGCTTTACCGGCATCACCAGCGTTCCGGCGCTGCCGCTGCCTTTTGGGATGCAGCTCAGCAACGAGCGCGACTTTTACCTCCTGATCTTCGCGGTGGTGATCCTCGCCTTCGTGGGCGTGCAGAACCTGCTCTCCTCGAGGGTGGGCCGCACCGTGCGCGCCTTGCGCGGCGGCAGCGTGGTCGCCGAGAGCTTCGGGGCCAACACCGCGCAGCTCAAGATCCAGGTCTTTTTGTACGCAGCCCTGCTGGCCAGCCTGTCCGGCTGGCTGTACGCGCACCTGCAGCGCTTCGTGAATCCCACGCCTTTCGGGCTCAACGCCGGTATCGAGTTTCTGTTCATGGCGGTGGTGGGTGGGGCGGGCTCGGTGTGGGGAGCCCTGCTGGGAGCCGGGATCATCACGGTCCTCAAGGACTGGTTGCAGGACCTGCTGCCGCGCCTGCTCGGGCAGAACGGCTCGTTCGAGATCATCGTGTTCGGCATCTTGGTGGTCATCTTGCTGCAGACCTCGCGGCAGGGGCTGTGGCCGCTGCTCGACCGGTTTGTTCCGCCCGCGCCGCGCCCGCGGCCGAAAGCGGCGGCGCCGCTGCCCACCAAGCTGCGCCCCAAGACCGGCGAGGTGCTGCTCGAGGTGCGCTCGGCCAGTCGGCGTTTCGGGGGGCTGCTGGCCGTTTCGGAGCTGTCTTTCACGCTGCGCGCCGGGGAGATTCTGGGCCTGATTGGCCCCAACGGAGCGGGCAAGAGTACGATGTTCAACCTGATCTCGGGCGTGCTGCCGCCCAGCGGCGGCGAGATCTTGCTGGGCGGCCAGCGCATCGACCACCTGGGCGCGCGGCGCATCGCGCGGCTGGGCGTTGCGCGCACCTTTCAGCACGTGAAGCTGTTTCCGGAGATGACCCTGCTCGAAAATGCCGCGATGGGCGCGTACCTGCGCGCCGGAGCGGGCATGGCGGCCTCCAGCTTGCACCTGCCCGCCGAGCGCGCCGAGGAAGCGCGCATCCTGTTCGAGGCGCAAACGCAGCTCGACCGGGTGGGCCTGGGAGACCTTGCCCAGACGCAGGCCGGGAACCTGCCGCTGGGCAAGCAGCGCATCCTCGAGATCGCCCGCGCGCTGTGCGCCGATCCCAGCCTGCTGCTGCTCGACGAGCCCGCCGCAGGCCTGCGGCACCTCGAGAAGCAGGAGCTCGCCGCCCTGCTGCGGCGCCTGCGCGCCGAGGGCGTGACCGTGCTGCTGGTCGAGCACGACATGGACCTGGTCATGAGCCTCGCCGACCGCCTGGTGGTCATGAACTACGGCCAGAAGCTGGCCGAGGGCACCCCGCGTGAGATCCAGCAGAACGAGAAGGTCCTCGAGGCCTACCTGGGCGGTGTGGCGTGA
- the plsY gene encoding glycerol-3-phosphate 1-O-acyltransferase PlsY — MDWLILPLAYLFGSVPAGVLVARVYKLDIRKVGSGNIGATNVLRALGWGPALLVAFFDIFKGGLAVLIARALGLDDLLIAACALAAVIGHNYSVFLGFRGGKGVATSFGTILVIDPLLGLGTAVVAIAVMVLTRFVSAGSIIGGLVAVVLSIAMGLPLWKILVCVGLALLIVWTHRENIGRLRAGTERRLGEKTRAPEAAPDSGPQV; from the coding sequence GTGGACTGGTTGATTCTCCCCCTGGCCTACCTGTTCGGAAGCGTTCCGGCGGGTGTGCTGGTCGCACGCGTCTATAAACTCGACATCCGCAAGGTCGGCTCGGGCAACATCGGAGCGACCAACGTACTGCGCGCGCTGGGCTGGGGTCCGGCGCTGCTGGTGGCCTTCTTTGACATCTTCAAGGGAGGACTGGCCGTCCTGATCGCGCGGGCCCTGGGGCTCGACGACCTGCTGATCGCCGCCTGTGCGCTCGCTGCCGTGATCGGCCACAACTACAGCGTCTTTCTGGGCTTCAGGGGCGGCAAGGGGGTTGCGACCTCGTTCGGCACCATCTTGGTGATCGACCCCCTGCTCGGCCTGGGTACGGCTGTGGTGGCGATCGCGGTGATGGTGCTCACCCGCTTCGTCTCGGCCGGATCGATCATCGGCGGTCTGGTCGCGGTGGTTTTGTCCATCGCCATGGGACTGCCGCTGTGGAAGATCCTGGTCTGCGTCGGGCTGGCCCTGCTGATCGTGTGGACCCACCGCGAGAACATCGGTCGCCTGAGAGCCGGCACCGAGCGCCGCCTGGGCGAGAAGACCCGCGCACCCGAAGCCGCGCCGGACAGCGGTCCCCAGGTGTGA
- a CDS encoding ABC transporter permease subunit, protein MTPEVALFLSADGLTNGAVYALLALALVLVFAVTRVIFIPQGEFVAYGALTLASLQLGRVPGTLWLLLGTLGVVAVLEVSSALRRGDGRQALRAGGGALIAGLVAYFGVTALAPLKLPLLWQILLSLLIVVPLGPLVYRLAYRPLAEASVLVLLIVSVAVHLAMTGLGLLFFGAEGSRTPAFGEGTVNLGPLPLSAQSLWVIASSALIMLLLYLFFERSIYGKALRATAVNRLGARLSGIPTATAGTVSFTLAALIGTFSGILIGPITTVYYESGFLFGLKGFVGAIIGGLVSYPVAALGAVLVGLLESFSSFSASAYKEVIVFTLILPVLLWRSLTSRHVEEEE, encoded by the coding sequence GTGACGCCCGAAGTTGCCCTGTTCCTCTCGGCCGACGGCCTGACCAACGGCGCGGTGTACGCGCTGCTGGCGCTGGCGCTGGTGCTGGTCTTCGCGGTCACCCGGGTCATTTTCATTCCCCAGGGCGAATTCGTGGCCTACGGAGCGCTCACCCTGGCCAGCTTGCAGCTCGGACGCGTTCCGGGCACGCTGTGGCTGCTGCTGGGCACCCTGGGCGTGGTCGCGGTCCTCGAGGTGAGCTCGGCGCTGCGCCGCGGCGACGGCAGGCAGGCGCTGCGGGCCGGGGGCGGGGCCCTGATCGCGGGGCTGGTCGCCTACTTCGGGGTGACCGCCCTGGCACCGCTGAAACTGCCGCTGCTCTGGCAGATCCTGCTGAGCCTCCTGATCGTGGTGCCGCTGGGCCCGCTGGTGTACCGCCTGGCGTACCGTCCGCTGGCCGAGGCCTCGGTGCTGGTCCTGCTCATCGTATCGGTCGCGGTTCACCTGGCCATGACCGGGCTTGGCCTGCTGTTTTTTGGCGCCGAGGGCTCGCGCACGCCCGCCTTCGGCGAGGGCACCGTGAACCTCGGACCACTCCCGCTGAGCGCGCAGAGCCTGTGGGTCATCGCCTCGAGCGCCCTCATCATGCTGCTGCTGTACCTGTTCTTCGAGCGTTCGATCTACGGCAAGGCGCTGCGCGCCACCGCCGTGAACCGCCTGGGTGCCCGGCTCTCGGGCATCCCGACCGCCACGGCGGGCACGGTGAGCTTCACCCTGGCCGCGCTGATCGGTACCTTCTCGGGCATCCTGATCGGACCGATCACCACCGTGTACTACGAGTCGGGCTTTCTGTTTGGCCTCAAGGGCTTCGTGGGGGCCATCATCGGCGGGCTGGTGTCGTACCCGGTGGCCGCACTCGGCGCGGTGCTGGTCGGCCTGCTCGAGTCCTTCTCGTCGTTTTCGGCCTCGGCCTACAAGGAGGTCATCGTGTTCACGCTGATCTTGCCGGTGCTGCTGTGGCGCAGCCTCACCTCGAGGCACGTGGAGGAAGAAGAATGA
- the argC gene encoding N-acetyl-gamma-glutamyl-phosphate reductase, which yields MTPPSTPARVGIIGANGYGGGELSRLLSRHPGVELVGFSSRQFEGQPFRKAWPNADLEGTFENAQAVTERADIVFLALPNGLAMDLVPPLLAAGKRVIDLSADYRLPPEVYAQWYGKTHTSPELCAEAVYGLPELNREALRAARLVANPGCYVTATALALAPLARAGLIEGSVIVDGISGISGAGRNAAEFSFAEANENVQAYKVAGTHRHTAEMEANLARAGQEAVVTFTPHVAPYTRGILVTAYATPARPVSEAELLELYRAMYADEPFVQVLEGELPTPKAVSGSNRCDVAVRFDARARRIVAFGAIDNLMKGMAGEAVQNLNLMLGLEETLGLPRWGMWP from the coding sequence ATGACCCCACCTTCAACTCCGGCCCGCGTCGGCATCATCGGCGCCAACGGCTACGGCGGCGGCGAGCTCTCGCGGCTGCTCTCGCGCCACCCCGGCGTGGAACTCGTCGGCTTCTCCTCGCGGCAGTTCGAGGGACAGCCTTTCCGCAAAGCCTGGCCGAACGCGGACCTCGAGGGAACCTTCGAGAACGCCCAGGCGGTCACCGAGCGCGCCGACATCGTGTTCCTGGCCCTGCCCAACGGTCTGGCGATGGACCTGGTTCCGCCGCTGCTGGCTGCGGGCAAGCGGGTCATCGACCTGTCGGCCGACTACCGCCTGCCGCCCGAAGTTTACGCGCAGTGGTACGGCAAGACCCATACCAGCCCCGAGCTGTGCGCCGAGGCGGTCTACGGCCTGCCCGAACTGAACCGCGAGGCCCTGCGCGCGGCCCGGCTGGTCGCCAACCCCGGCTGCTACGTCACCGCCACGGCCCTGGCCCTGGCTCCGCTGGCGCGCGCAGGGCTGATCGAGGGCAGCGTGATCGTAGACGGCATCTCGGGAATCTCCGGAGCCGGGCGCAACGCCGCCGAGTTCTCGTTCGCCGAGGCCAACGAGAACGTGCAGGCCTACAAGGTCGCGGGCACGCACCGCCACACCGCCGAGATGGAAGCCAACCTGGCGCGGGCCGGGCAGGAGGCGGTGGTCACCTTTACCCCGCACGTCGCTCCGTACACCCGCGGCATCCTGGTCACCGCCTACGCCACCCCGGCCCGCCCGGTCAGCGAGGCCGAACTGCTCGAGCTGTACCGCGCGATGTACGCGGACGAACCGTTCGTGCAGGTCCTCGAGGGCGAACTGCCCACCCCCAAGGCCGTATCGGGCTCCAACCGCTGCGACGTCGCCGTCCGCTTCGACGCCCGCGCGCGCCGCATCGTGGCTTTTGGTGCCATCGACAACCTGATGAAGGGCATGGCGGGCGAGGCGGTGCAGAACCTGAACCTGATGCTGGGCCTCGAGGAAACCCTGGGCCTGCCCCGCTGGGGCATGTGGCCCTGA
- the argF gene encoding ornithine carbamoyltransferase, with the protein MTATLHPPVLSGRDFLSSLDLTPQDYRAVMDTAHAMKRGEFRGQKPLDGLTLAMLFEKASLRTRTTFDVAMYQLGGHALTLTNQEIGLGTRERVSDVAQNLERWVDGIMARVYLQSTLIELAQHASVPVINGLSDSLHPVQLLADYQTLEERFGDPRGLKITYIGDGNNMANSHIQMAVLTGADVTICTPVGYEPNGKVLIDALAAGARVTLTSDLEAAVSGAQVLYTDVWISMGQEGEAERKRRAFDGYCVTPQMLDRIDADGIFLHCLPAHYGEEVVPEATEHRKSRVFDQAENRLHAQKALLYHLMADRQPRW; encoded by the coding sequence ATGACGGCGACCCTTCACCCGCCCGTGCTGAGCGGACGTGACTTTCTCAGCAGCCTCGACCTGACCCCGCAAGACTACCGGGCGGTCATGGACACCGCCCATGCCATGAAACGCGGCGAATTCCGAGGTCAGAAACCGCTCGACGGCCTGACCTTGGCCATGCTGTTCGAAAAGGCCTCGCTGCGCACCCGCACCACTTTCGACGTGGCGATGTACCAGCTCGGCGGCCACGCGCTGACCCTCACCAACCAGGAGATCGGCCTGGGTACGCGCGAGCGCGTCTCGGACGTCGCCCAGAACCTCGAGCGCTGGGTGGACGGCATCATGGCCCGCGTCTATTTGCAGTCCACGCTGATCGAACTGGCGCAGCACGCCTCGGTTCCGGTCATCAACGGACTGTCCGACTCGCTGCACCCGGTACAGCTGCTGGCCGACTACCAGACCCTCGAGGAGCGCTTCGGCGACCCCAGGGGACTCAAGATCACCTACATCGGCGACGGCAACAACATGGCCAACAGCCACATCCAGATGGCGGTCCTCACCGGCGCCGACGTGACCATCTGCACCCCGGTCGGCTACGAGCCCAACGGCAAGGTGCTGATCGACGCGCTCGCGGCCGGTGCTCGGGTCACGCTCACCTCGGACCTCGAGGCGGCCGTGTCCGGAGCGCAGGTGCTGTACACCGACGTGTGGATCTCGATGGGCCAAGAAGGCGAGGCCGAGCGCAAGCGCCGCGCCTTCGACGGCTACTGCGTCACCCCGCAGATGCTGGACCGGATCGACGCGGACGGCATCTTCTTGCACTGCCTGCCCGCCCACTACGGCGAGGAAGTGGTTCCCGAGGCAACCGAGCACCGCAAGAGCCGGGTCTTCGACCAGGCCGAAAACCGCCTGCACGCCCAGAAGGCGCTGCTGTACCACCTGATGGCCGACCGTCAGCCCCGCTGGTAA
- a CDS encoding ATP-binding cassette domain-containing protein, with the protein MSGPLLSVRDLHVSYGKVEALHGVSLEVRAGQIVSVIGPNGAGKSTLLGALMGVLPARGTVLYAGAPLGRLPTEARVAHGVCLVPERRELFSSMSVEDNLKLGAFVRYQRRERGIHADLERVYGIFPRMLERRRQLAGTLSGGEQQMLAIGRALMSKPRLLMLDEPSLGLAPIIVREIFQVFADLRASGVTVLLVEQNARAALQVSDYGYVLEAGDLKLEGVSSELANDRKVMETYLGLRGAATG; encoded by the coding sequence GTGAGCGGGCCGCTGCTGAGCGTACGCGACCTGCACGTCAGCTACGGCAAGGTCGAAGCGCTGCACGGCGTGAGCCTCGAGGTGCGGGCCGGGCAGATCGTGAGCGTGATCGGCCCCAACGGCGCGGGCAAGAGCACCTTGCTCGGCGCCCTGATGGGCGTGCTGCCCGCGCGGGGCACCGTGCTCTACGCGGGCGCGCCGCTGGGCCGCCTGCCCACCGAGGCGCGGGTCGCTCACGGGGTGTGCCTGGTGCCCGAGCGGCGCGAACTGTTCTCGTCGATGAGCGTGGAGGACAACCTGAAGCTGGGCGCTTTTGTGCGCTACCAGCGGCGCGAGCGCGGCATTCACGCGGACCTCGAGCGGGTGTACGGCATCTTTCCGCGCATGCTCGAACGGCGTCGGCAGCTGGCTGGCACGCTCTCGGGCGGCGAGCAGCAGATGCTGGCCATCGGGCGCGCCCTGATGAGCAAGCCCCGCCTGCTGATGCTCGACGAGCCCAGCCTGGGCCTCGCTCCCATCATCGTGCGCGAGATCTTTCAGGTGTTCGCGGACCTGCGCGCGAGCGGCGTGACCGTGCTGCTGGTCGAGCAGAACGCCCGTGCCGCCCTGCAGGTGTCCGACTACGGCTACGTTCTCGAGGCCGGGGACTTAAAACTCGAGGGGGTCAGCAGCGAGCTTGCAAACGACCGCAAGGTCATGGAGACCTATCTGGGACTGCGCGGGGCCGCGACCGGCTGA
- a CDS encoding DUF2127 domain-containing protein, giving the protein MSRPAHFSAPTGRKRWTAAVFWLITAYKGILAVLVLVAGITLLVHRDGALIDISRMFGHGLALDGLPGWIGQATRHALTGLSGERVQWTGVLLLVDGVLLALTAIALVLRHSSARPLVLGAIALPLLPEVLVLLGHPSLPTALVLGVNLLVLLYVYRYYPSSCIEAINPRDTLG; this is encoded by the coding sequence ATGTCCCGCCCTGCACATTTTTCTGCCCCCACCGGCCGCAAACGCTGGACGGCGGCCGTGTTCTGGCTGATTACGGCCTACAAGGGTATCCTGGCCGTCTTGGTCCTGGTCGCGGGCATCACCCTGCTCGTTCACCGGGACGGGGCGCTGATCGATATCAGCCGGATGTTCGGCCACGGGTTGGCGCTCGACGGCCTGCCCGGCTGGATCGGACAGGCCACGCGCCACGCACTGACCGGACTCTCCGGCGAGCGCGTGCAGTGGACCGGAGTGCTACTGCTGGTCGACGGTGTGCTGCTGGCCCTGACCGCCATCGCGCTGGTGCTGCGCCACTCCTCGGCCCGTCCGCTGGTCCTGGGCGCCATCGCGTTGCCCCTGCTGCCCGAAGTGCTCGTGCTGCTGGGCCACCCCAGCCTGCCGACCGCGCTGGTGCTGGGCGTCAACCTGCTGGTGCTGCTGTACGTTTACCGCTACTATCCCAGCAGCTGCATCGAGGCGATCAACCCGCGCGACACCCTGGGCTGA